A DNA window from Sphingopyxis sp. CCNWLW2 contains the following coding sequences:
- a CDS encoding TetR/AcrR family transcriptional regulator, protein MNQRVRQKETTKASILEAALHEFSTHGFEGTATRDIAGRAGVHHALIKYHFQNKDMLWREAVTFLFDRQLGEIAHSPQLENYTDKKEYARDMLRQRVHYWAQHPEHARLMVQESCRDTERFRWMVDTFIVRTSRSSGAFVQWLQDEGLVPPASLPALVYILVGAAQLFYTLAPEVQRVWGVDPTNSAAIEAHVDALVRLVIR, encoded by the coding sequence TTGAATCAGCGTGTGCGGCAGAAGGAAACCACCAAGGCGAGTATCCTCGAGGCGGCGCTGCACGAATTTTCGACGCACGGCTTCGAGGGGACGGCAACCCGCGATATTGCCGGGCGAGCGGGAGTCCATCACGCGCTGATCAAATATCACTTCCAGAACAAAGATATGCTCTGGCGCGAGGCCGTGACGTTCCTTTTCGATCGCCAGCTCGGCGAAATCGCGCACTCGCCACAACTCGAAAATTATACCGACAAGAAGGAATATGCCCGCGACATGCTGCGCCAGCGCGTCCATTATTGGGCACAGCATCCCGAACATGCGCGGCTGATGGTGCAGGAAAGTTGCCGCGATACCGAACGCTTCCGCTGGATGGTCGACACGTTCATCGTCCGCACCAGCCGCTCGTCGGGCGCCTTTGTCCAATGGCTGCAGGATGAGGGGCTGGTGCCCCCGGCGTCGCTGCCGGCGCTCGTTTATATCCTCGTCGGCGCGGCGCAGCTTTTCTACACGCTTGCACCCGAAGTACAACGCGTCTGGGGCGTCGATCCGACCAATTCTGCCGCAATCGAGGCTCATGTCGACGCGCTGGTGCGACTTGTGATCAGATAG
- a CDS encoding glycosyl hydrolase, protein MIRETAIALMASLALAAPPAVAQSADPMREDFASPPHEARPWVWWHWLDGNVTREGINRDLEWFERIGIGGFQLFDVAQPGVPKVVDHRLIYMRPDWQGAFRHAIAEGRRRGMEAGIASSPGWSETGGPWVTPEAAMKKLVWSETLVEGGRRFAGRLAPPPAVAGPFQDIARDQAAKATASFYRDVAVLAWRVPADAGPLPAAKISASGGTLDAALLTGSALDRAPGAVLPLAQASPQWVRFDYDRPQTIRSVVVGLTRPGLFDVAPIATLEASEDGAAFRAVRDLPLSTFHQNTVSFPAVTARAFRVTFRPPTRIGTIWRRILNLRAPGIANNRYDQPPPVQDIRLQRLALLPDARVTRFEDKAGFATAPDYYALATPEADAGSIVPAAGVIDLTARLTPDGSLDWTPPRGRWQVLRLGASLTGAVNAPAPTEATGYEVDKLDAGAVAAYMDRYLDTYRATLPPELLGARGVTTILNDSIEAGSQNWTRAMIDAFRARRGYDPTPWLPALTGRIVDSAEASDRFLWDYRTTIAELLAANHYGQVAMSARSAGLRVRAEALEDHRPILGDDMAMRAHADEPAGAIWAPNQKSGIDPTSIADLQGAASVAHLYGRDAVAAEAFTSALAPWAGSPRSLKRVADTAFALGVTRLMLHSSVHQPVEGKPPGLTLGIFGQYFNRNETWAGQARAWIDYLARSQYLLRQGQYVADIAYFHGEEAPLTGLYGEHEVGDIPAGHGFDFVNAGALVNLLRVEDGRLVTPSGMEYRLLQLGGTSSEMTLPTLRHIAALVDAGATVVGKRPVGSPSLADDRADYDRLVASLWCEGRVLDIAAAEALKRLGVGPDWQVTGEPLPLRVLHRTMKDRDIYFLASGSRSAARTEIAFRVIGRAPELWDADSGAVTPLPYRVEDGRTIVPLVFDPDGSAFVIFREGAGAAPKSATREELLLDLSKGWTLSFQPERGGPDASVLADAASWSESSDPRIRYFSGTGSYSRDVTLDRHQLAGKRLLLDLGEVGEIVDVVVNGRTLRTLWKPPYRLDISAALVPGANRIELRVTNLWVNRLIGDARPGVDKRTATAIATYRPDAPLLPSGLIGPVRLIALRQDLRYSDG, encoded by the coding sequence ATGATCCGCGAAACTGCAATCGCATTGATGGCGTCGCTCGCGCTCGCCGCGCCGCCCGCAGTTGCCCAATCCGCCGACCCGATGCGCGAAGATTTCGCCAGCCCACCGCACGAAGCTCGTCCCTGGGTGTGGTGGCATTGGCTTGACGGCAATGTGACGCGCGAGGGGATCAACCGCGATCTCGAATGGTTCGAGCGGATCGGCATTGGCGGCTTCCAGCTTTTCGACGTCGCGCAGCCGGGAGTGCCCAAGGTCGTCGACCACCGGCTGATTTACATGCGCCCCGACTGGCAGGGCGCGTTTCGCCACGCGATCGCCGAGGGCCGCCGGCGCGGCATGGAGGCGGGGATCGCCTCCTCGCCCGGCTGGAGCGAAACCGGCGGCCCCTGGGTCACGCCCGAAGCCGCAATGAAGAAGCTGGTGTGGAGCGAAACGCTCGTCGAAGGTGGCCGACGTTTCGCCGGCCGCCTTGCACCGCCGCCTGCGGTGGCTGGCCCCTTTCAGGATATCGCGCGGGATCAAGCGGCGAAGGCGACAGCGTCCTTCTATCGTGATGTAGCGGTGCTTGCGTGGCGCGTCCCCGCCGATGCGGGCCCCTTACCTGCAGCGAAAATTAGTGCGAGCGGCGGGACGCTCGATGCCGCGCTGCTGACCGGGTCGGCACTCGATCGTGCACCGGGCGCGGTGCTGCCACTGGCGCAGGCATCGCCGCAATGGGTCCGGTTCGACTATGACCGGCCGCAGACGATCCGTTCGGTTGTTGTCGGGTTGACGCGGCCGGGACTGTTCGATGTCGCGCCGATTGCCACGCTGGAGGCGAGCGAAGACGGTGCGGCCTTTCGCGCCGTTCGCGATCTGCCGCTCTCAACCTTCCACCAGAATACGGTCTCCTTTCCCGCGGTGACCGCACGCGCCTTCCGCGTGACCTTCCGGCCGCCGACCAGGATCGGCACCATCTGGCGCCGCATCCTCAACCTGCGCGCGCCGGGCATCGCCAACAACCGCTACGATCAGCCGCCGCCGGTGCAGGACATCCGTCTCCAGCGCCTCGCGCTGCTTCCCGACGCGCGCGTTACGCGCTTTGAGGACAAGGCCGGTTTCGCTACCGCGCCGGACTATTATGCACTAGCCACGCCCGAGGCTGATGCCGGATCGATCGTGCCGGCCGCGGGCGTCATCGACCTCACCGCGCGGCTGACGCCCGACGGCAGCCTCGACTGGACCCCGCCGCGCGGCCGCTGGCAGGTGCTGCGCCTCGGCGCGTCGCTGACCGGTGCCGTCAATGCCCCAGCCCCGACCGAGGCGACAGGGTATGAGGTCGACAAACTCGATGCCGGCGCGGTCGCGGCGTATATGGATCGCTATCTCGACACCTATCGTGCGACGCTGCCGCCTGAACTGCTCGGCGCGCGCGGCGTCACCACGATTCTCAACGACAGCATCGAGGCGGGCAGCCAGAACTGGACGCGGGCGATGATCGATGCGTTCAGGGCGCGCCGTGGCTATGATCCGACACCGTGGCTCCCGGCGCTCACGGGCCGTATTGTCGACAGTGCAGAAGCGAGCGATCGCTTCCTCTGGGACTATCGCACGACGATTGCCGAACTGCTTGCCGCCAATCATTACGGCCAGGTCGCGATGAGTGCGCGTTCCGCTGGATTGCGCGTGCGGGCCGAGGCGCTTGAGGATCATCGCCCGATTCTCGGCGACGATATGGCGATGCGTGCGCACGCCGATGAACCGGCGGGGGCGATCTGGGCACCCAATCAGAAAAGCGGCATCGATCCGACGTCGATCGCCGACCTGCAGGGCGCCGCCTCGGTCGCGCATCTCTATGGCCGCGATGCGGTTGCAGCCGAAGCCTTCACTTCGGCGCTCGCGCCGTGGGCGGGCTCGCCGAGGTCATTGAAGCGCGTCGCCGATACCGCCTTCGCGCTCGGCGTTACCCGGCTGATGCTCCACAGCAGCGTCCATCAGCCGGTCGAAGGAAAGCCGCCGGGGCTGACGCTCGGTATCTTCGGCCAATATTTCAACCGCAACGAGACCTGGGCCGGGCAGGCGCGCGCGTGGATCGACTATCTCGCGCGCTCGCAATATCTGCTCCGTCAGGGGCAATATGTCGCCGACATTGCCTATTTTCACGGCGAAGAGGCGCCGCTCACGGGGCTCTATGGCGAGCATGAGGTCGGCGATATCCCCGCGGGGCACGGCTTCGACTTCGTCAACGCCGGCGCGCTCGTCAATTTGCTGCGCGTCGAGGACGGACGGCTCGTCACACCCTCCGGCATGGAATATCGCTTGCTGCAACTCGGCGGCACATCGTCGGAAATGACTTTGCCAACGCTCCGCCATATCGCCGCCCTCGTCGACGCGGGTGCAACGGTGGTCGGCAAGCGACCGGTCGGCTCGCCGAGCCTCGCCGACGATCGCGCCGACTATGACCGTCTCGTCGCCAGCCTGTGGTGCGAGGGGCGCGTGCTCGACATCGCGGCGGCGGAAGCCTTGAAGCGCCTGGGCGTTGGGCCCGACTGGCAGGTGACGGGCGAACCGCTGCCCCTCCGCGTGCTCCACCGGACGATGAAGGACCGCGATATTTATTTCCTGGCGAGCGGTTCGCGCAGTGCCGCCCGGACCGAGATCGCCTTTCGTGTGATCGGCCGCGCTCCCGAACTATGGGATGCCGACAGCGGTGCAGTGACGCCGCTGCCATACCGTGTCGAGGATGGCCGGACGATCGTCCCGCTCGTTTTCGATCCCGACGGGTCCGCCTTTGTCATTTTCCGCGAAGGTGCGGGCGCGGCGCCGAAATCGGCGACACGCGAGGAACTGCTGCTCGACCTTTCGAAAGGGTGGACGCTTTCTTTCCAGCCCGAACGCGGGGGCCCCGACGCCTCCGTCCTTGCCGATGCTGCCTCATGGAGCGAAAGCAGCGACCCGCGCATCCGCTATTTCTCGGGCACCGGCAGCTATAGCCGCGACGTGACGCTCGACCGGCACCAACTCGCCGGCAAGCGTTTGTTGCTCGACCTTGGCGAGGTGGGCGAAATCGTCGATGTCGTTGTCAACGGCCGGACCCTCCGCACCTTGTGGAAGCCTCCCTATCGTCTCGATATTTCAGCGGCGCTAGTGCCGGGGGCAAATCGTATCGAGCTCAGGGTCACAAATCTCTGGGTAAACCGGCTGATCGGCGATGCCCGGCCCGGCGTCGACAAGCGCACCGCGACCGCGATTGCCACCTATCGTCCCGATGCGCCGCTGCTACCTTCGGGGCTGATCGGACCAGTCCGGCTGATCGCGCTGCGCCAGGATCTTCGCTATTCAGATGGATAA
- a CDS encoding MFS transporter, with protein sequence MTGRLGWKRTIAFGSGDFAFNLYWQSLTLYLLFYYTEAVGLSAASAGLIYMVASIWDGIVDPLIGAAADRTRTRWGRYRPWLLLGAVPLALGFGLLYWPAPLQGGALVAAAMAAHLLFRSLYAAVNVPYIALTARITRSSADRANIAGARLVFSTIAGVIVALVTPRVATWVTGSADGAQGYFVAAAIFAFLATPILFFVFSTTREDEGAAAPADDVPLLGNWRILFANRAFWTLVMASALFIACYTAFAKSILYYFKYVLDAPDAGPTALALGGVTGLAIIPAWMFAARRIAKRTIWLMSCVIFGSGLVALGVFRFDSVGQMNLFVVFMQLGFQGIVFAYWGMLPDTVEYGEWKNGLRREGSLFGVALLFQKVALGLGAGLFGVALDSVGFAANQHQSAATIDGMRAIMVLIPLFGVLASAALMALNPLRRGVHERIVAEIAGRSTGEIAK encoded by the coding sequence ATGACCGGGCGGCTCGGCTGGAAACGCACTATCGCCTTCGGCTCGGGCGATTTCGCGTTTAACCTCTATTGGCAGAGCCTGACGCTCTACCTCCTTTTCTATTATACTGAGGCCGTAGGCCTCTCCGCCGCGTCCGCGGGGCTGATTTATATGGTCGCGTCGATATGGGACGGGATCGTCGATCCGTTGATCGGCGCAGCGGCCGACCGGACGCGCACGCGGTGGGGGCGGTACCGGCCGTGGCTGCTGCTGGGTGCGGTGCCGCTCGCGCTCGGTTTCGGTCTGCTCTACTGGCCCGCGCCGCTCCAGGGCGGAGCGCTGGTCGCGGCGGCGATGGCTGCGCACCTTCTGTTCCGTAGTCTCTACGCCGCGGTCAATGTCCCCTATATCGCATTGACTGCACGGATCACGCGCAGCTCGGCAGATCGGGCGAACATCGCCGGTGCGCGGCTCGTGTTCAGTACGATCGCGGGAGTGATCGTCGCGCTCGTAACCCCGCGGGTCGCAACATGGGTAACCGGTAGCGCCGACGGCGCGCAGGGCTATTTCGTCGCCGCCGCGATTTTTGCCTTTCTCGCAACGCCGATCCTGTTTTTCGTCTTCTCGACGACGCGCGAGGACGAAGGCGCCGCCGCCCCCGCCGACGATGTCCCGTTGCTCGGAAACTGGCGCATTCTGTTCGCCAATCGCGCCTTCTGGACGCTGGTGATGGCGAGCGCGTTGTTCATCGCCTGCTACACCGCCTTCGCCAAGTCGATCCTCTATTATTTCAAATATGTTCTCGATGCACCCGACGCGGGACCGACCGCGCTGGCGCTGGGCGGGGTCACTGGGCTCGCCATCATCCCCGCGTGGATGTTCGCGGCGCGCCGGATCGCCAAGCGAACCATCTGGCTCATGAGCTGCGTAATCTTCGGAAGCGGTCTCGTCGCGCTTGGGGTCTTTCGGTTCGACAGCGTGGGACAGATGAATCTGTTCGTCGTCTTCATGCAGCTGGGGTTTCAGGGTATCGTCTTCGCCTATTGGGGAATGCTGCCCGACACGGTCGAATATGGTGAGTGGAAGAACGGCCTGCGTCGTGAAGGTTCGTTGTTCGGCGTCGCTTTGCTATTCCAGAAGGTGGCGCTTGGCCTCGGCGCCGGATTGTTCGGCGTTGCGCTCGACAGCGTCGGCTTTGCCGCGAACCAGCATCAATCTGCCGCGACGATCGACGGCATGCGTGCGATCATGGTGCTCATCCCGCTCTTCGGTGTCCTCGCGTCGGCGGCGCTGATGGCCCTCAACCCCCTCCGGCGTGGTGTCCACGAACGCATCGTCGCCGAAATTGCGGGTCGCAGTACGGGAGAGATCGCGAAATGA
- a CDS encoding DUF3703 domain-containing protein yields MKPSVKAAFASEMDHARSAEAKGDLALAKHHLERAHILGQRWYVSHMKTHFHMLRLALRQSDTREARGQLVRLIGAGPFHLAGWVPVGNTGGADVSATLPMPIPSDLQSHLEGQSLRNGLIARGAFLAALAAFLLFAR; encoded by the coding sequence ATGAAACCAAGCGTCAAAGCCGCCTTTGCCAGCGAAATGGACCATGCGCGATCGGCCGAGGCAAAAGGCGATCTTGCGCTTGCCAAGCACCATCTGGAACGGGCTCATATTCTCGGCCAGCGCTGGTATGTCTCGCATATGAAAACACATTTCCACATGTTGCGGCTCGCGCTCAGACAGTCGGACACCCGAGAAGCGCGTGGGCAGCTCGTCCGGTTGATCGGAGCCGGCCCCTTCCACCTTGCCGGTTGGGTTCCCGTGGGCAACACGGGCGGAGCTGATGTATCGGCAACCCTGCCAATGCCGATCCCGTCCGACTTGCAATCCCATCTCGAAGGTCAATCGCTGCGCAACGGCCTGATCGCACGCGGCGCCTTCCTCGCCGCGCTTGCCGCTTTCCTGCTTTTTGCACGATGA